One Methylomarinovum tepidoasis DNA window includes the following coding sequences:
- the sufD gene encoding Fe-S cluster assembly protein SufD: protein MTLPAEVIEPLRRRTDVLAENAPAWLAGLRRKALERFVACGFPSPREEEWRYTNAPPIERKRFPVAAESGHVDVAWVQQRLLADCWHLVFIDGHFHRDLSHPALAGDVILCDLDAALRRHPDQVSRILGQAVDEDHGFIAYNTALFHGGMLLWLESGVELEHPVQILHIQTQPAAAPTRHLIRLEAGARATVIESYAAVEAGLTAHVTEAVLAENATLDHVKIQEEHDRAFHFGGFYVDQADGARCRQIHFALGALLARSDIHARLGRGCETRFDGLHWADGRRHLDSHTRLVHARPDGVSREAYKAIAEQRGRSVFQGRIVVEPGAQRTDAAMNNRNLLLSDDAEIDTKPQLEIYADDVKCAHGVTVGQLDPDALFYLETRGIDQAAARQLLLYGFVNELIEQVGIAPLRAYLHRQLDDRFNRIEIDDLSHSPADSAAGADRNDAIERDEDT from the coding sequence ATGACGCTCCCTGCCGAAGTGATCGAACCGCTGCGCCGGCGCACCGACGTTCTGGCCGAGAACGCCCCGGCCTGGCTCGCCGGCCTACGCCGCAAGGCCCTGGAACGTTTCGTTGCCTGTGGTTTTCCCTCTCCCCGCGAGGAGGAATGGCGCTACACCAACGCCCCCCCGATCGAGCGCAAACGCTTTCCCGTCGCCGCCGAATCCGGCCACGTGGACGTGGCCTGGGTCCAGCAGCGCCTCTTGGCCGACTGCTGGCACCTGGTCTTCATCGACGGTCATTTCCACCGCGACCTGTCCCATCCGGCCCTGGCCGGCGACGTGATCCTGTGCGATCTGGACGCCGCTCTGCGCCGCCATCCCGATCAGGTGAGCCGGATTCTCGGCCAGGCGGTGGACGAGGACCACGGTTTCATCGCCTACAATACCGCCCTGTTCCACGGCGGGATGCTGCTGTGGCTGGAAAGCGGCGTCGAACTGGAACACCCGGTCCAGATCCTCCACATCCAGACCCAGCCCGCCGCCGCCCCCACCCGCCATCTGATCCGCCTGGAAGCGGGCGCCAGGGCGACGGTGATCGAGTCCTACGCCGCCGTCGAAGCCGGTCTGACCGCCCACGTCACCGAAGCGGTGCTGGCGGAAAACGCTACGCTGGATCACGTCAAGATTCAGGAGGAACACGACCGCGCCTTCCACTTCGGCGGCTTCTACGTCGATCAGGCCGATGGCGCCCGCTGCCGCCAGATCCATTTCGCCCTCGGCGCCCTTTTGGCCCGCAGCGACATCCACGCCCGCCTGGGGCGGGGCTGCGAAACTCGCTTCGACGGCCTCCACTGGGCCGACGGCCGCCGTCATCTGGACAGCCACACCCGGCTGGTCCACGCCCGTCCGGACGGCGTCAGCCGCGAAGCCTACAAGGCCATCGCCGAGCAGCGCGGCCGCAGCGTGTTCCAGGGCCGCATCGTCGTCGAGCCCGGGGCCCAGCGCACCGATGCGGCGATGAACAACCGCAACCTGCTGCTGTCGGACGACGCCGAGATCGACACCAAACCGCAGCTGGAAATCTACGCCGACGACGTCAAGTGCGCCCACGGCGTCACCGTCGGCCAGCTTGACCCCGACGCCCTGTTCTACCTGGAAACCCGCGGCATCGATCAGGCGGCCGCGCGCCAGCTGCTGCTCTACGGCTTCGTCAACGAACTGATCGAACAGGTCGGGATCGCCCCGCTGCGGGCTTATCTGCACCGGCAACTGGACGATCGCTTCAATCGCATCGAAATCGACGACCTTTCCCATTCTCCCGCGGATTCCGCAGCGGGAGCGGATAGAAACGACGCCATCGAACGGGACGAGGACACATGA
- the sufC gene encoding Fe-S cluster assembly ATPase SufC translates to MLKIENLHARVEDKPILKGIDLTLDYGQVHAIMGPNGSGKSTLANVLAGREGYEVTEGKVWYQGQDLLALKPEERARAGVFLAFQYPVEIPGVSNIYFLKAALNAIRKYRGEPEVDAMDFIALVKDKMKLMEMDEQFLYRAINEGFSGGEKKRNEILQMLVLEPTLCILDEIDSGLDIDALKVVAKGINALRGPQRGFLMVTHYQRLLDYVVPDVVHVFAGGRIVKSGGPELAKDLEAKGYGWIEAHLEAQAR, encoded by the coding sequence CTGCTCAAAATCGAAAACCTCCACGCCAGGGTGGAGGACAAACCCATCCTCAAAGGTATCGATCTGACCCTCGACTACGGCCAAGTCCACGCCATCATGGGGCCCAACGGCTCCGGCAAGAGCACCCTGGCCAACGTGCTGGCCGGGCGCGAAGGCTACGAGGTCACCGAAGGGAAAGTCTGGTACCAGGGCCAGGACCTTTTGGCGCTCAAGCCGGAGGAACGCGCCCGCGCAGGGGTGTTTCTGGCCTTCCAGTATCCGGTGGAAATCCCCGGGGTCAGCAACATCTATTTCCTCAAAGCCGCCCTCAACGCCATCCGCAAGTATCGGGGCGAGCCGGAAGTGGACGCCATGGACTTCATCGCCCTGGTCAAGGACAAGATGAAACTGATGGAAATGGACGAGCAGTTCCTCTATCGCGCCATCAACGAGGGCTTCTCCGGCGGCGAGAAGAAACGCAACGAAATCCTGCAGATGCTGGTGCTGGAACCGACCCTGTGCATCCTCGACGAGATCGACTCGGGGCTGGACATCGACGCCCTCAAGGTGGTCGCCAAGGGCATCAACGCCCTGCGCGGCCCGCAACGCGGTTTTTTGATGGTGACCCACTACCAGCGCCTGCTCGACTACGTGGTGCCGGACGTGGTCCACGTGTTCGCCGGCGGCCGCATCGTCAAATCCGGCGGCCCGGAATTGGCCAAGGACTTGGAAGCCAAAGGCTACGGCTGGATCGAAGCCCACCTGGAGGCCCAGGCCCGATGA
- a CDS encoding type II toxin-antitoxin system HicB family antitoxin: MNQFTAIIKKEGDWWIGWVEEVPGANAQERTKEELLASLQEAVRDILEIRREEARKQVEGNYEEVPLAV, translated from the coding sequence ATGAACCAGTTCACCGCCATCATCAAGAAGGAAGGGGATTGGTGGATCGGCTGGGTGGAGGAAGTCCCTGGCGCCAACGCCCAGGAAAGGACGAAGGAAGAACTCCTCGCCAGTCTGCAGGAAGCCGTCCGCGACATTCTGGAAATCCGCCGGGAAGAAGCCAGAAAACAGGTCGAAGGGAATTATGAAGAAGTTCCCCTGGCGGTATGA
- the sufB gene encoding Fe-S cluster assembly protein SufB, with protein MAASSKDLERLIGREYEEGFVTEVEEERLPPGLNEDIIRALSAKKNEPQWLLEWRLNAYRLWLKMQEPRWAHVKYQPIDYQALSYYAAPKSRKNAPKSLDEVDPKLLETFEKLGIPLHERERLAGVAVDAVFDSVSVATTFKETLEKAGVIFCPISEAVQKHPDLVREYLGSVVPPGDNFFAALNSAVFSDGSFVYVPKGVRCPMELSTYFRINAANTGQFERTLIIVEEGGYVSYLEGCTAPMRSEHQLHAAVVELIAMKDARIKYSTVQNWYPGDEEGRGGIYNFVTKRGDCRGERAKISWTQVETGSAITWKYPSCILRGDGSVGEFYSVAVTNHHQQADTGTKMIHIGKNTRSTIISKGISAGKAQNSYRGLVKVLKSAEGARNYTQCDSLLIGDRCGAHTFPYIEVKRADAQVEHEATTSRISEDQLFYCQQRGISPEDAVSMIVNGFCKEVFKELPMEFAVEAQNLLGVSLEGSVG; from the coding sequence ATGGCAGCAAGCAGCAAAGATCTGGAAAGGCTCATCGGCCGCGAATACGAAGAGGGCTTCGTCACCGAGGTGGAGGAGGAACGCCTCCCGCCGGGGCTGAACGAGGACATCATCCGCGCCCTGTCGGCCAAGAAGAACGAGCCACAGTGGCTGCTGGAATGGCGCCTGAACGCCTATCGCCTGTGGCTGAAGATGCAAGAACCCCGCTGGGCCCACGTCAAATACCAGCCCATCGACTACCAGGCGTTGAGTTATTACGCCGCCCCCAAATCCCGCAAGAACGCTCCCAAGAGCCTGGACGAGGTCGATCCCAAACTGCTGGAGACCTTCGAGAAACTGGGCATCCCCCTACACGAGCGCGAGCGACTGGCCGGAGTGGCGGTGGACGCGGTGTTCGACAGCGTCTCGGTGGCCACCACCTTCAAGGAAACCCTGGAGAAAGCCGGGGTGATCTTCTGCCCCATCTCCGAGGCGGTGCAGAAACACCCGGATCTGGTGCGCGAATATCTGGGCAGCGTGGTGCCGCCCGGGGACAACTTCTTCGCCGCCCTGAACTCGGCGGTGTTTTCCGACGGCTCCTTCGTCTATGTCCCCAAGGGGGTGCGCTGCCCCATGGAACTGTCCACCTATTTCCGCATCAACGCCGCCAACACCGGCCAGTTCGAGCGTACCCTCATCATCGTCGAGGAAGGCGGTTACGTCTCCTATCTGGAAGGTTGCACCGCCCCCATGCGCTCCGAGCATCAGCTCCACGCCGCCGTGGTGGAGCTGATCGCCATGAAGGACGCCCGGATCAAATACTCCACGGTGCAGAACTGGTATCCCGGCGACGAGGAAGGCCGCGGCGGCATCTACAACTTCGTCACCAAGCGTGGCGACTGCCGTGGGGAGCGGGCCAAGATCTCCTGGACCCAGGTGGAAACCGGCTCGGCCATCACCTGGAAGTATCCCAGCTGCATCCTGCGCGGCGACGGTTCGGTGGGCGAGTTCTATTCGGTGGCGGTCACCAACCACCACCAACAGGCCGACACCGGCACCAAAATGATCCACATCGGCAAAAACACCCGGAGCACTATCATTTCCAAGGGCATCTCCGCCGGGAAGGCGCAGAACAGCTACCGCGGCCTGGTGAAGGTGCTCAAAAGCGCCGAAGGGGCGCGCAATTATACCCAGTGCGACTCGCTCCTCATCGGCGACCGCTGCGGCGCCCACACTTTCCCTTACATCGAGGTCAAGCGGGCCGACGCCCAGGTGGAACACGAGGCCACCACCTCACGCATCAGCGAGGACCAGCTGTTCTACTGCCAGCAACGCGGCATCTCGCCGGAGGACGCGGTGTCGATGATCGTCAACGGCTTCTGCAAGGAAGTGTTCAAGGAACTGCCGATGGAGTTCGCGGTGGAGGCGCAGAATCTGCTGGGCGTCAGTCTGGAAGGAAGCGTGGGATGA
- a CDS encoding SUF system Fe-S cluster assembly regulator, translated as MLRLSKLTDYAIVIACHSARRPHEMHSATEIADAVGIALPTAQKVLKRLTQAGIFHSERGAHGGYRLARAPERINVAELIAAMEGPIGLTECSLAENQCRQADGCDIRGNWALINRAIQAALETVTLADMVRPVSREHPISLTRLHETAG; from the coding sequence ATGTTACGCCTCAGCAAACTGACCGACTACGCCATCGTCATCGCCTGTCACAGCGCCCGGCGGCCTCACGAAATGCACAGCGCCACCGAGATCGCGGACGCCGTCGGCATCGCGCTGCCAACGGCGCAGAAGGTGCTCAAGCGCCTGACCCAGGCGGGCATTTTCCATTCCGAACGCGGCGCCCACGGCGGTTACCGTCTGGCACGCGCGCCGGAACGGATCAACGTGGCTGAACTTATCGCCGCGATGGAGGGCCCCATCGGTCTGACCGAATGCAGCCTGGCGGAGAACCAGTGCCGGCAGGCGGACGGCTGCGACATCCGCGGCAACTGGGCGCTGATCAACCGGGCGATCCAGGCCGCCCTGGAGACGGTCACCCTGGCGGACATGGTCCGGCCCGTTTCCCGGGAACACCCCATATCCCTGACCCGCCTGCACGAGACGGCGGGCTGA
- a CDS encoding bifunctional diguanylate cyclase/phosphodiesterase, whose translation MDITQNHLPRLGELTAQLGNDSLSKVLHSVLETILRLPWLEMNAGGIFLNHPEKGYLELLTHINFTPYIAGTCSRVRHGHCLCGRVAQSSELLHVDCVDERHETRYEGMSEHGHYVVPIRWGDDVLGVMVLYVAHHHAFDADEAKVLGDFAGLIGLLIHTWRVRQDMALADRILIHSTHGILVTDAELKIQWVNQAFERMSGYRFSEVLGKTPGVLSSGRHSAGFYDAMWKTIETEGHWEGEIWNRDKSGAVRPQWLSIISLKDKSGRVLRYAGLYVDLSEIRAAEEKIRRLAYHDEVTGLVNLNWLRDQLPDRLASSSCGRYLVVLRLRMKYFQEINAALGHGAGNVMLREMACRLRETVEADAVARIGTDEFAVVWHCEDDPDLQILQTVRRLEKRLASPLHHDYQVLDLGCVMGASWGDGEAAQVDTLLKQASMALAACGRQQDRSTSCLIYDEELGEKVLQRQRLSGLLTHAIGKKELSLRYQPQVDAQGRLVGAEVLLRWDNAVYGSIPPDFFIPLAEESGKIVEIGTWVFEEVLCQIGRWRGSRVFGDRLPRLAVNLSPLQLTSPHVVNHFIETCRTAGEQPGMIELEVTESSMERHLHVISNHIRHLADYGFRIAIDDFGTGHSSLARLHQFPLRVLKIDRSFVTHMALGNSHLTLLKSIVDMAHGLGLEVVVEGVETAEQYRTLVEMGCDVFQGYFFSRPLEPTAFVMWARERWVTAGEPC comes from the coding sequence ATGGACATTACGCAGAATCATCTGCCACGTTTGGGGGAATTGACCGCGCAACTAGGGAACGACAGCCTTTCCAAGGTTCTGCACAGCGTTCTGGAAACCATTCTCCGGTTGCCGTGGCTGGAGATGAATGCAGGTGGCATTTTCCTGAATCACCCTGAAAAAGGGTATTTGGAGTTGCTGACGCACATCAATTTCACCCCTTACATCGCCGGTACCTGCAGCCGGGTGCGACATGGACACTGCCTTTGCGGTCGGGTCGCCCAGAGTAGTGAACTACTGCACGTGGATTGTGTGGACGAGCGTCATGAAACCCGCTATGAAGGCATGTCGGAGCATGGGCACTACGTGGTGCCAATCCGCTGGGGTGACGACGTGCTTGGCGTCATGGTGCTTTATGTGGCACATCATCATGCCTTCGACGCCGACGAGGCCAAGGTGCTGGGAGATTTCGCCGGGCTGATCGGATTGCTGATCCACACCTGGCGGGTCCGGCAGGACATGGCGTTGGCGGACCGGATTCTGATACACAGCACCCATGGTATTCTCGTGACCGATGCGGAACTGAAAATCCAATGGGTCAATCAGGCTTTCGAACGGATGTCCGGCTATCGATTCAGCGAAGTTCTGGGCAAGACGCCGGGCGTGCTCTCATCGGGGAGGCACAGTGCCGGCTTTTACGACGCCATGTGGAAAACGATCGAAACCGAGGGTCACTGGGAAGGGGAGATCTGGAATCGCGACAAGTCGGGGGCGGTACGCCCGCAGTGGCTGAGCATCATCTCCCTCAAGGACAAGAGTGGCAGGGTGTTACGGTATGCCGGACTCTATGTGGATCTGTCGGAGATCCGGGCGGCCGAAGAGAAGATCCGCCGTCTGGCGTATCACGACGAGGTGACGGGTCTCGTCAATCTCAATTGGTTGCGGGACCAATTGCCGGATCGGCTGGCTTCTTCAAGCTGTGGGCGGTATCTCGTGGTGCTGCGGTTGAGGATGAAATATTTTCAGGAGATTAACGCGGCCTTGGGACACGGTGCAGGGAACGTCATGCTGCGGGAGATGGCGTGCAGGCTCCGTGAGACTGTGGAAGCAGACGCTGTGGCCAGAATCGGCACCGATGAGTTCGCTGTCGTTTGGCATTGCGAAGACGATCCGGATTTGCAGATTCTGCAAACCGTGCGGAGGCTCGAAAAACGTTTGGCGTCGCCGCTGCATCACGATTATCAGGTCCTGGATCTCGGTTGTGTCATGGGGGCGAGCTGGGGAGACGGCGAGGCGGCGCAGGTCGATACACTGCTCAAGCAGGCCTCCATGGCATTGGCCGCATGTGGACGGCAGCAAGATCGCTCGACGAGCTGCCTGATTTATGACGAGGAATTAGGTGAGAAGGTGTTGCAACGTCAGCGTTTGTCTGGATTGCTGACTCACGCCATCGGAAAAAAAGAGCTTTCTCTCCGCTATCAGCCCCAGGTGGATGCTCAGGGACGGTTGGTTGGGGCCGAAGTGCTGCTGCGCTGGGACAATGCCGTGTATGGTTCCATTCCGCCGGATTTCTTCATCCCCCTGGCTGAAGAGAGCGGTAAGATCGTCGAGATAGGCACCTGGGTCTTCGAGGAGGTCCTGTGCCAGATCGGCCGTTGGCGCGGCAGTCGGGTTTTTGGCGATCGGCTACCGCGTCTGGCGGTCAATCTGTCTCCCCTGCAGTTGACCTCGCCACACGTGGTCAATCATTTCATCGAAACTTGTCGGACCGCTGGGGAGCAGCCAGGCATGATCGAGCTGGAAGTGACCGAATCCAGCATGGAACGTCATCTTCATGTCATTTCCAATCATATCCGTCATTTGGCGGATTACGGTTTCAGGATCGCCATCGACGATTTCGGTACGGGGCATTCTTCCCTGGCTCGGTTGCATCAGTTCCCACTCCGGGTGCTCAAGATCGACCGCAGTTTTGTGACCCACATGGCTCTGGGAAATTCTCACCTCACCCTGCTGAAGTCGATCGTCGATATGGCCCACGGTTTGGGACTCGAGGTAGTGGTGGAAGGGGTCGAGACTGCTGAACAGTACAGGACTCTGGTGGAAATGGGCTGTGACGTTTTCCAGGGCTACTTTTTCAGCCGTCCATTGGAGCCGACGGCTTTCGTCATGTGGGCCCGGGAGAGGTGGGTGACGGCAGGTGAACCGTGCTGA
- the metE gene encoding 5-methyltetrahydropteroyltriglutamate--homocysteine S-methyltransferase yields the protein MTCAHILGFPRIGLRREMKQAVEAYWNGDIDRAELQQRGAELRRRHWRLQQAAGLDFIPVGDFSWYDHVLDTTALLGAVPPRFEHPGGEVDLDTYFRMARGRAPTGRPQPACEMTKWFDTNYHYLVPELHPDMAFAVSSAKLFDELAEARAIVGGKARPVLLGPLSWLWLGKCQGEAFDKLTLLERLLPAYGEILQRLQSQGAAWVQIDEPILALDLPPAWRAAFSRAYHSLQAPGLMLLLATYFGPLADNLRTACDLPVAGLHVDAVRGSGELAQVADWLPAHKVLSVGIIDGRNVWRTDLDQALEILEPLRQRRGDSLWIAPSCSLLHVPVDLAAEAKLDEELKSWLAFAVQKIDETVALKRALTEGCDSVAEVLEVSRRALASRRKSARVTRPAVRERLQNLPADRRAHPYPVRRQAQHARLKLPLLPTTTIGSFPQTAEIRRTRRAFKNGDIGEAEYVAFMRRQIAFVVEKQEGYGLDVLVHGEPERNDMVEYFGEQLDGFAFTEGGWVQSYGSRCVKPPIIYGDVARPKAMTVDWIRYAQSLTAKPMKGMLTGPVTMLQWSFVRDDQPRRDTCLQIALSLRDEVLDLERAGIGVIQIDEPALREGLPLRRGDWDDYLSWAVRSFRIAAAGVRDETQIHTHMCYAEFNDIIEHIAALDADVITIETSRSKMELLDAFADFEYPNEIGPGVYDIHSPNIPTVEEMVALLEKAAEKIPVERLWVNPDCGLKTRQWPEVDEALTRMVAAAGLLRERYGN from the coding sequence ATGACCTGCGCTCACATTCTCGGCTTTCCCCGCATCGGCCTGCGGCGGGAGATGAAACAGGCGGTCGAAGCCTATTGGAACGGCGACATCGACCGCGCCGAACTGCAGCAACGCGGCGCCGAGCTGCGCCGCCGCCACTGGCGGCTGCAGCAGGCCGCCGGCCTCGATTTCATTCCCGTCGGCGACTTCAGCTGGTACGACCACGTCCTCGACACCACCGCCCTGCTGGGGGCGGTGCCGCCCCGCTTCGAACATCCCGGCGGCGAGGTGGACCTGGACACCTACTTCCGCATGGCCCGCGGCCGCGCGCCCACCGGCCGACCGCAGCCGGCCTGTGAGATGACCAAGTGGTTCGACACCAACTACCACTACCTCGTCCCGGAACTGCACCCGGACATGGCTTTCGCCGTCTCCTCGGCCAAACTGTTCGACGAACTGGCAGAAGCCCGCGCAATCGTCGGCGGCAAGGCCCGGCCGGTGCTGCTCGGGCCGCTGTCGTGGCTGTGGCTGGGAAAATGCCAGGGGGAAGCGTTCGACAAGCTGACCCTCCTCGAACGGCTGCTGCCGGCCTACGGCGAGATTCTCCAGCGCCTTCAGAGCCAGGGCGCCGCCTGGGTGCAGATCGACGAGCCGATCCTCGCCCTGGACCTGCCCCCGGCCTGGCGCGCCGCCTTCTCCCGCGCCTACCACAGCCTGCAGGCGCCGGGGCTGATGCTGCTGCTGGCGACTTACTTCGGCCCTCTGGCGGACAATCTCAGAACCGCCTGCGACCTGCCGGTGGCCGGCCTCCACGTGGATGCGGTGCGGGGCTCCGGGGAACTGGCCCAGGTGGCCGACTGGCTGCCGGCGCACAAAGTGCTGTCGGTGGGAATCATCGACGGCCGCAACGTCTGGCGCACCGATCTGGACCAGGCGTTGGAAATCCTAGAGCCGCTGCGGCAGCGCCGTGGCGATTCGCTGTGGATCGCCCCGTCCTGTTCCCTGCTCCACGTACCGGTGGATCTGGCGGCGGAAGCCAAGCTGGACGAGGAACTGAAAAGCTGGCTCGCTTTTGCGGTGCAGAAGATCGACGAAACCGTCGCCCTCAAACGCGCCCTGACCGAAGGCTGCGATAGCGTCGCCGAGGTCCTGGAAGTCAGCCGCCGGGCGCTGGCCTCGCGCCGGAAATCCGCCCGCGTGACGCGGCCGGCGGTGCGCGAGCGGCTGCAGAACCTGCCCGCCGACCGGCGCGCCCATCCCTATCCCGTGCGCCGCCAGGCCCAGCACGCCCGGTTGAAACTGCCGCTTTTGCCCACCACCACCATCGGCTCCTTCCCCCAGACGGCGGAAATCCGCCGCACCCGCCGCGCCTTCAAAAACGGTGACATCGGGGAGGCCGAATACGTCGCTTTCATGCGCCGCCAGATCGCCTTCGTGGTGGAGAAACAGGAAGGCTACGGCCTGGACGTGCTGGTCCACGGCGAACCGGAGCGCAACGACATGGTGGAATACTTCGGCGAACAACTCGACGGCTTCGCCTTCACCGAAGGCGGCTGGGTCCAGTCCTACGGCTCGCGCTGCGTCAAGCCGCCGATCATCTACGGCGACGTCGCCCGTCCCAAGGCGATGACGGTGGACTGGATCCGTTATGCCCAGTCGCTCACCGCCAAACCCATGAAAGGCATGCTCACCGGTCCTGTCACCATGCTGCAATGGTCCTTCGTGCGCGACGACCAGCCGCGCCGCGACACCTGCCTGCAGATCGCCTTGAGCCTTCGCGACGAGGTGCTGGATCTGGAACGGGCGGGCATCGGCGTGATCCAGATCGACGAGCCGGCCCTGCGCGAGGGACTGCCCCTGCGCCGGGGGGACTGGGACGACTATCTGAGCTGGGCGGTCCGCAGCTTCCGCATCGCCGCCGCCGGCGTCCGCGACGAAACCCAGATCCACACCCACATGTGCTACGCCGAGTTCAACGACATCATCGAGCACATCGCCGCTCTGGATGCCGACGTCATCACCATCGAAACCTCGCGCTCGAAGATGGAGCTGCTCGACGCCTTCGCCGACTTCGAATATCCCAACGAGATCGGCCCGGGCGTCTACGACATCCACTCCCCCAACATCCCGACGGTCGAGGAGATGGTCGCGCTGCTGGAGAAGGCGGCGGAGAAGATCCCGGTCGAGCGCCTGTGGGTCAACCCCGACTGCGGTCTCAAGACCCGACAGTGGCCCGAGGTGGATGAAGCCCTGACCCGGATGGTGGCGGCGGCCGGACTGCTGCGCGAGCGCTACGGGAACTGA
- a CDS encoding LysR family transcriptional regulator, which yields MYLELKHLRTLKTLQQTGSLVAAAQCLHLTQSALSHQLRTLEARFGLPLVIRKSRPVTFTPAGRRLLDLAAQVLPQVEAAERDLARLGGGQAGRLFIVIECHSCFEWLLPTMDAYRAEWPEVEMDLTLGFSFEPLPALLRGDVDWVVTSDPQPLSGIAYEPLFAFQVMLAVAKDHPLAHKEWIVPEDLADQTLITYPVERQRLDVFRNFLDPAGVQPAAQRTCELTAMMLQLVASRRGVCVLPNWALAEYLARDYVAARPLGPQPLWGTLYAAVRESERELAYVKGFLETARRVSFETLRGIRMVGDQ from the coding sequence ATGTATCTGGAGCTCAAGCACCTGCGCACCCTCAAGACCCTGCAGCAGACCGGTAGCCTGGTGGCCGCCGCCCAGTGCCTGCATTTGACCCAGTCGGCCCTGTCCCATCAGCTCCGGACGCTGGAGGCGCGTTTCGGCCTGCCGCTGGTGATCCGCAAGAGCCGGCCCGTGACCTTCACCCCGGCCGGCCGGCGGCTGCTGGATCTGGCCGCCCAGGTGTTGCCCCAGGTCGAGGCGGCCGAGCGCGATCTGGCGCGCCTGGGCGGTGGACAGGCGGGACGGCTGTTCATCGTCATCGAGTGTCACAGCTGTTTCGAATGGCTGCTGCCCACCATGGATGCCTACCGGGCCGAGTGGCCGGAGGTGGAGATGGATCTGACCTTAGGCTTCAGCTTCGAGCCGTTGCCGGCCTTGCTGCGCGGCGACGTGGACTGGGTGGTGACCTCCGACCCGCAGCCCCTGTCCGGCATCGCCTACGAGCCGTTGTTCGCCTTCCAGGTGATGCTGGCGGTGGCCAAAGACCATCCTTTGGCCCACAAAGAATGGATCGTGCCCGAGGACCTGGCCGACCAGACGCTCATCACCTATCCGGTGGAACGCCAGCGCCTCGACGTGTTCCGCAATTTCCTCGACCCGGCCGGAGTGCAGCCGGCGGCCCAGCGCACCTGCGAGCTGACGGCGATGATGCTGCAACTGGTGGCCAGCCGCCGCGGGGTCTGCGTGCTGCCCAACTGGGCCCTGGCGGAATACCTGGCGCGCGACTACGTCGCCGCCCGGCCCCTGGGACCGCAGCCGCTGTGGGGAACGCTGTACGCGGCGGTGCGCGAAAGCGAACGGGAACTGGCCTACGTGAAGGGGTTCCTGGAGACGGCCAGGCGAGTGTCGTTCGAGACCCTGCGGGGGATTCGGATGGTTGGGGATCAGTAA
- a CDS encoding DNA-3-methyladenine glycosylase family protein: MAGVVHYLECGIRDTHWQGRSLADIRRELLQLTGIGPWTLEMFAIFHLHEPDVFSPGDIGLQKAVGQLYFERPVLPRPELEDFARRWAPFRTVAAWYLWRHLDPEPVIY; encoded by the coding sequence TTGGCGGGAGTAGTTCATTATCTCGAGTGCGGCATCCGCGATACCCACTGGCAGGGACGATCCCTGGCCGACATCCGCCGGGAACTGCTGCAGCTCACCGGCATCGGCCCCTGGACCCTGGAGATGTTCGCCATCTTCCACCTCCACGAGCCGGACGTCTTCTCCCCCGGCGACATCGGCCTGCAGAAAGCGGTCGGACAGCTCTATTTCGAGCGCCCCGTACTGCCGCGCCCGGAGCTGGAGGACTTCGCCCGCCGCTGGGCGCCCTTCCGCACCGTCGCCGCCTGGTATCTGTGGCGCCATCTGGACCCGGAACCGGTGATCTACTGA